From one Streptomyces sp. N50 genomic stretch:
- a CDS encoding sensor histidine kinase KdpD: protein MGRGKLRIYLGAAPGVGKTYAMLSEAHRRTERGTDCVVAFVEHHSRPRTEVMLHGLEEIPRRELAYRDTTFTEMDVDAVLARHPEVALVDELPHTNIPGSRNAKRWQDIEELLAAGIDVISTVNIQHLESLGDIVESITGVRQQETVPDEVVRRADQIELVDMSPPALRRRMAHGNIYKPDKVDAALSNYFRPGNLTALRELALLWLADRVDAYLQEYRSEHRVSAIWGSRERIVVGLTGGPEGRTLIRRAARLAEKGAGGEVLAVYISRSDGLTSASPKELAQQRTLVEDLGGTFHHVVGEDIPAALLDFARGVNATQIVLGVSRRKGWQYVFGPGVGSTVARESGPDLDVHLITHDEAGKGRGLPVNRGTRLGRARIVWGWLAGIGGPLLLTWLLSSVAPEVGLANDMLLYLSLTVAAALLGGLFPALASAAVGSLLLNWYFTPPVHTFTIADPKNIVAIAIFVAVAVSVASVVDLAARRTHQAARLRAESEILSYLAGNVLRGETSLEALLERVRETFGMESAALLERASDVEPWTCAGSVGPRPCQNPEDADVDVPVGDHMALALSGRVLPAEDRRVLAAFAAQAAVVLDRRRLREEADQARALAEGNRIRTALLAAVSHDLRTPLAGIKAAVSSLRSEDVAWSDEDQAELLAGIEDGADRLDNLVGNLLDMSRLQTGTVTPIISEADLDEVIPMALGGVPEDSVELDIPESLPMVPVDKGLLERAVANIVENAVKYSPERTPVLVKASAIADRVEIRVVDRGPGVPDEAKNRIFEPFQRYGDAPRGAGVGLGLAVARGFTEALGGTLSAEDTPGGGLTMVLSLHLAPAPALAPAEGSTYSPAP from the coding sequence ATGGGACGCGGCAAGCTCCGGATCTACCTCGGCGCGGCACCGGGCGTCGGCAAGACGTACGCGATGCTGTCCGAGGCCCACCGGCGGACCGAGCGGGGCACCGACTGCGTGGTCGCCTTCGTGGAACACCACAGCAGACCGCGCACCGAGGTGATGCTGCACGGCCTCGAGGAGATCCCGCGCCGTGAACTCGCCTACCGGGACACGACGTTCACCGAGATGGACGTCGACGCGGTCCTCGCCCGGCACCCCGAGGTCGCCCTCGTCGACGAACTGCCGCACACCAACATCCCCGGCTCCCGCAACGCCAAGCGCTGGCAGGACATCGAGGAGCTGCTGGCGGCAGGCATCGACGTGATCTCGACCGTCAACATCCAGCACCTGGAATCCCTGGGCGACATCGTCGAGTCCATCACCGGCGTACGCCAGCAGGAGACCGTCCCGGACGAGGTCGTCCGCCGCGCCGACCAGATCGAGCTGGTCGACATGTCACCGCCCGCGCTACGGCGCCGGATGGCCCACGGCAACATCTACAAACCGGACAAGGTCGACGCGGCCCTCTCCAACTACTTCCGGCCCGGAAACCTCACGGCCCTAAGGGAGTTGGCGCTGCTCTGGCTCGCCGACCGGGTCGACGCCTACCTCCAGGAGTACCGCAGCGAACACCGCGTCTCGGCGATCTGGGGCTCGCGGGAGCGGATCGTCGTAGGCCTCACCGGTGGTCCGGAGGGACGCACGCTGATCCGCAGGGCCGCGCGCCTCGCCGAAAAGGGCGCGGGCGGTGAGGTGTTGGCGGTCTACATCTCCCGCAGCGACGGACTGACCTCTGCCTCCCCGAAGGAACTGGCCCAACAGCGCACTCTGGTCGAGGACTTGGGCGGCACCTTCCACCACGTCGTCGGTGAGGACATCCCGGCAGCCCTGCTGGACTTCGCGCGCGGGGTCAACGCCACCCAGATCGTCCTCGGCGTCTCCCGCCGCAAGGGCTGGCAGTACGTCTTCGGGCCCGGCGTCGGCTCGACGGTCGCCCGCGAGTCCGGCCCCGATCTCGACGTCCACCTCATCACCCACGACGAGGCGGGCAAGGGACGCGGACTGCCCGTGAACCGGGGCACACGGCTCGGGCGCGCCCGCATCGTCTGGGGCTGGCTGGCCGGAATCGGCGGACCGCTGCTGCTCACCTGGCTGTTGAGCAGTGTGGCCCCCGAAGTCGGCCTGGCCAACGACATGTTGCTGTACCTGTCCCTGACGGTGGCGGCGGCCCTGCTCGGCGGACTCTTCCCCGCACTGGCCTCGGCGGCGGTCGGATCGCTGCTGCTGAACTGGTACTTCACCCCGCCGGTGCACACCTTCACGATCGCCGACCCCAAGAACATCGTGGCCATCGCGATCTTCGTGGCCGTGGCGGTGTCGGTCGCGTCGGTGGTGGATTTGGCAGCCCGCCGCACCCACCAAGCCGCCCGGCTGCGCGCCGAGTCGGAGATCCTCTCCTACCTCGCGGGCAATGTGCTGCGCGGTGAGACCAGCCTCGAAGCCCTCCTGGAACGGGTCCGGGAGACCTTCGGCATGGAGTCCGCCGCCCTGCTGGAGCGCGCGAGCGACGTCGAACCCTGGACGTGCGCGGGCAGTGTCGGCCCCCGCCCCTGTCAGAACCCCGAGGACGCGGACGTCGACGTACCGGTCGGCGACCACATGGCCCTCGCCCTCTCCGGCCGGGTCCTGCCCGCCGAGGACCGCCGCGTCCTGGCCGCCTTCGCCGCGCAGGCCGCCGTGGTCCTGGACCGCCGCCGCCTGCGCGAAGAGGCCGACCAGGCAAGGGCGTTGGCGGAGGGCAACCGCATCCGCACGGCGCTCCTGGCCGCCGTAAGCCATGACCTGCGGACCCCGCTCGCCGGCATCAAGGCGGCCGTCTCCTCGCTCCGGTCCGAGGACGTCGCATGGTCGGACGAGGACCAGGCCGAGCTGCTGGCCGGCATCGAGGACGGCGCCGACCGCCTCGACAACCTCGTCGGGAACCTCCTCGACATGTCCCGCCTCCAGACCGGCACGGTCACCCCGATCATCAGCGAGGCGGACCTCGACGAGGTGATCCCGATGGCGCTGGGCGGGGTCCCCGAGGACAGCGTCGAACTCGACATCCCCGAAAGCCTGCCCATGGTCCCCGTCGACAAGGGCCTGCTGGAACGAGCCGTAGCCAACATCGTCGAGAACGCGGTCAAATACAGCCCGGAGCGAACTCCCGTACTGGTCAAGGCGAGTGCCATCGCCGACCGCGTCGAGATCCGGGTCGTCGACCGCGGCCCCGGCGTCCCCGACGAGGCCAAGAACCGCATCTTCGAGCCCTTCCAGCGCTACGGCGACGCCCCGCGCGGCGCCGGAGTGGGCCTCGGCCTCGCGGTCGCCCGCGGCTTCACCGAGGCCCTCGGCGGCACCCTCAGCGCCGAGGACACCCCCGGCGGCGGCCTCACGATGGTCCTCAGCCTCCACCTCGCCCCCGCACCCGCCCTTGCCCCCGCCGAAGGTTCCACCTACAGTCCCGCTCCGTAA
- a CDS encoding response regulator transcription factor: protein MTRVLVVEDDPQLVRALVINMQARQYGVDAAPDGATALRLAAARQPDVVMLDLGLPDMDGVDVIRALRGWTRVPILVLSARQASDEKVAALDAGADDYITKPFSMDELLARLRAAVRRVEDVPLAPTTTLVTTDDFTIDLLAKKATRAGHDIRLTPTEWHLLEILVTNPGRLITQKYLLQEVWGVTQSNKTNYLRVYMAQLRRKLEGDPSSPRYLITEPGMGYRFEG, encoded by the coding sequence ATGACACGGGTGCTGGTGGTGGAGGACGACCCGCAGCTCGTGCGGGCCCTCGTGATCAACATGCAGGCCCGGCAGTACGGCGTCGACGCCGCCCCGGACGGCGCCACCGCGCTCCGGCTCGCGGCCGCGCGGCAGCCGGACGTCGTGATGCTCGACCTCGGACTGCCCGACATGGACGGCGTCGACGTCATCAGGGCGCTGCGCGGCTGGACCCGGGTCCCGATCCTGGTGCTGTCGGCCCGGCAGGCCTCCGACGAGAAGGTCGCCGCCCTCGACGCGGGCGCCGACGACTACATCACCAAGCCGTTCAGCATGGACGAACTCCTCGCCCGGCTACGGGCCGCCGTCCGCCGTGTCGAGGACGTGCCGCTCGCCCCGACGACCACTCTCGTCACCACCGACGACTTCACCATCGACCTGCTCGCCAAGAAGGCCACCCGCGCCGGACACGACATCCGGCTCACCCCGACCGAGTGGCATCTGCTGGAGATCCTGGTCACCAACCCCGGCCGCCTGATCACCCAGAAGTACCTGCTGCAAGAGGTGTGGGGGGTGACCCAGAGCAACAAGACCAACTATCTCCGGGTCTACATGGCCCAGTTGAGAAGGAAGTTGGAGGGGGATCCGTCGAGCCCCCGCTATCTGATCACCGAGCCCGGCATGGGCTACCGCTTCGAAGGATGA
- a CDS encoding potassium-transporting ATPase subunit C, with product MNNSVSNTARLLWAALRALLVLTLVTGVIYPLAVTGVAQALFNNKANGSEIKADGKVVGSSLIGQQGYSLDYFQGRPANGLGTNSVNTQYKLILSGATNLAADSKVLVKQVEDAKAAVVKNNSTADYKVKPSQVPADAVTSSGSGLDPDISPAYAELQVHRVAERNHLSVGQVEKLVKEHTDSRTLGFIGEPTVNVLELNIALKSLVTKS from the coding sequence ATGAACAACTCGGTATCCAACACAGCCCGGTTGCTCTGGGCGGCCCTGCGTGCCCTGCTCGTGCTGACCCTGGTGACCGGTGTCATCTACCCGCTGGCCGTGACGGGCGTGGCCCAGGCGCTGTTCAACAACAAGGCGAACGGCTCGGAGATCAAGGCGGACGGCAAGGTCGTCGGTTCCTCGCTCATCGGCCAACAGGGCTACAGCCTGGACTACTTCCAGGGACGCCCTGCCAACGGCCTGGGCACGAACTCGGTCAACACCCAGTACAAGCTGATCCTCTCCGGTGCCACCAACCTCGCCGCCGACAGCAAGGTGCTCGTCAAGCAGGTGGAGGACGCCAAGGCCGCTGTCGTGAAGAACAACTCCACGGCCGACTACAAGGTCAAGCCGTCCCAGGTACCGGCCGACGCGGTCACCTCCTCCGGCTCCGGCCTCGACCCGGACATCTCCCCGGCCTACGCCGAACTCCAGGTCCACCGGGTCGCCGAGCGCAACCACCTCTCCGTCGGCCAGGTGGAGAAACTGGTCAAGGAGCACACCGACAGCCGCACCCTCGGCTTCATCGGCGAGCCGACGGTGAACGTGCTGGAGCTCAACATCGCGCTCAAGTCCCTTGTGACGAAGAGCTGA
- the kdpB gene encoding potassium-transporting ATPase subunit KdpB, translated as MSTATPTRAPHSDVPTGHKDEGRVGAGLFDPKQLIKSLPDACRKLDPRVMVKSPVMFVVWIGSVLTTIFSFKDPGDWFGWAISAWLWLTVIFANLAEAVAEGRGKAQADTLRKAKTDTVARRLTGTTEEQIPGTELRIGDLVVCEAGDIIPGDGDVVEGVASVDESAITGESAPVIRESGGDRSAVTGGTKVLSDRIVIKITTKPGETFIDRMIALVEGAARQKTPNEIALNILLASLTIVFLLACATLPPFADYAGTHLTMIVLVALLVCLIPTTIGALLSAIGIAGMDRLVQRNVLAMSGRAVEAAGDVSTLLLDKTGTITLGNRQASEFVPVTGTTEAEVADAAQLSSLADETPEGRSIVVLAKEKYGLRERHQGELAHAEWIAFTAQTRMSGVDVDGRKIRKGAAGSVVTWVRERGGEVSEDAGALTDRISAAGGTPLLVAVEDTDGARVLGVIHLKDVVKAGMRERFDELRRMGIKTVMITGDNPLTAKAIAEEAGVDDFLAEATPEDKMALIKREQAGGKLVAMTGDGTNDAPALAQADVGVAMNTGTSAAKEAGNMVDLDSNPTKLIEIVEIGKQLLITRGALTTFSIANDVAKYFAIIPALFAAVYPGLDKLNIMHLASPDSAILSAVIFNALVIIALVPLSLRGVQYRPVSADKMLRRNLGIYGIGGLIAPFIGIKIIDLLISLIPGIG; from the coding sequence ATGTCCACTGCCACTCCGACCCGGGCGCCGCACAGCGATGTGCCGACCGGTCACAAGGACGAAGGGCGGGTCGGCGCGGGCCTGTTCGACCCGAAGCAGCTGATCAAGTCCCTGCCCGACGCCTGCCGCAAGCTCGACCCGCGGGTGATGGTCAAGTCGCCCGTGATGTTCGTGGTGTGGATCGGCTCCGTGCTGACCACGATCTTCTCCTTCAAGGACCCCGGCGACTGGTTCGGCTGGGCGATCAGCGCCTGGCTGTGGCTGACCGTCATCTTCGCCAACCTGGCGGAGGCCGTAGCCGAGGGCCGCGGCAAGGCGCAGGCCGACACCCTGCGCAAGGCCAAGACCGACACGGTGGCCCGACGGCTCACCGGCACGACCGAGGAGCAGATCCCCGGCACCGAACTGCGCATCGGCGACCTGGTGGTGTGCGAGGCGGGCGACATCATCCCCGGCGACGGAGACGTCGTAGAGGGCGTCGCGTCCGTCGACGAGTCGGCCATCACCGGCGAGTCCGCGCCCGTCATCCGTGAGTCCGGCGGTGACCGCAGTGCCGTCACCGGTGGCACGAAGGTCCTCTCCGACCGCATCGTCATCAAGATCACGACCAAGCCCGGCGAGACCTTCATTGACCGGATGATCGCCCTGGTCGAGGGCGCCGCCCGGCAGAAGACGCCCAACGAGATCGCGCTGAACATCCTGTTGGCGTCCCTCACCATCGTCTTCCTGCTGGCCTGTGCCACGCTGCCGCCGTTCGCGGACTACGCGGGCACCCACCTCACGATGATCGTGCTGGTGGCCCTGCTGGTCTGTCTGATCCCGACCACGATCGGCGCACTGCTCTCCGCGATCGGCATCGCGGGCATGGACCGCCTCGTGCAGAGGAACGTACTGGCCATGTCCGGCAGGGCAGTTGAGGCCGCGGGCGACGTCTCGACGCTGCTGCTCGACAAGACCGGCACCATCACCCTCGGCAACCGCCAGGCCTCCGAGTTCGTGCCGGTCACCGGCACCACCGAGGCCGAGGTCGCCGACGCCGCCCAGCTCTCCTCGCTGGCCGACGAGACGCCCGAGGGCCGCTCCATCGTCGTCCTGGCGAAGGAGAAGTACGGTCTGCGGGAGCGCCACCAGGGCGAGTTGGCCCACGCCGAGTGGATCGCGTTCACCGCGCAGACCCGCATGTCGGGTGTGGACGTCGACGGGCGCAAGATCCGCAAGGGTGCGGCCGGTTCGGTCGTCACCTGGGTCCGGGAGCGGGGCGGCGAGGTGTCCGAGGACGCGGGTGCGCTCACCGACCGGATCTCCGCGGCCGGCGGCACCCCGCTGCTCGTGGCGGTCGAAGACACCGACGGCGCACGGGTGTTGGGCGTCATCCACCTCAAGGACGTCGTCAAGGCGGGCATGCGCGAGCGGTTCGACGAGCTGCGCCGCATGGGCATCAAGACCGTCATGATCACGGGTGACAACCCGCTGACCGCCAAGGCGATCGCCGAAGAAGCGGGCGTCGACGACTTCCTCGCGGAGGCCACTCCCGAGGACAAGATGGCGCTCATCAAGCGGGAGCAGGCCGGCGGCAAGCTGGTCGCGATGACCGGTGACGGCACGAACGACGCGCCCGCGCTGGCCCAGGCGGACGTCGGCGTCGCGATGAACACCGGCACGTCGGCCGCGAAGGAGGCCGGCAACATGGTCGACCTCGACTCGAACCCGACCAAGCTCATCGAGATCGTCGAGATCGGCAAGCAACTCCTCATCACCCGGGGCGCGTTGACGACGTTCTCGATCGCCAACGACGTCGCGAAGTACTTCGCGATCATCCCGGCACTGTTCGCGGCCGTCTACCCGGGCCTGGACAAGCTCAACATCATGCACCTGGCCTCGCCCGACTCCGCGATCCTCTCCGCGGTCATCTTCAACGCGCTGGTCATCATCGCGCTGGTCCCGCTCTCCCTGCGGGGCGTGCAGTACCGGCCGGTCAGCGCCGACAAGATGCTCCGCCGCAACCTCGGGATCTACGGCATCGGCGGACTGATCGCCCCCTTCATCGGCATCAAGATCATCGACCTCCTCATCTCCCTCATCCCCGGAATCGGCTGA
- the kdpA gene encoding potassium-transporting ATPase subunit KdpA produces MGPVLAGVLQLIALIAALALAYIPLGTYMARVYSSDKHLRVEKWIYKGIGADPNTEMRWPAYLRGVLAFSAVGVLFLYLLQRIQGILPGSLGFSSVNPAQSFNTAVSFVTNTNWQSYYGEQTMGHVVQTAGLAVQNFVSAAVGIAVAVALVRGFARSRTGELGNFWADLVRGVIRILVPLSVVAALVLVACGAIQNFSGIHEVGQFMGGHQQWNGGAVASQEAIKELGTNGGGYFNANSAHPFENPTPFTNLFEIFLLLVIPFALTRTFGVMVGSIKQGYAILATMATIWVGFVALMMWTEFAHHGAALQAAGGAMEGKEQRIGVGASSIFAVSTTLTSTGAVDSFHSSFTGLGGGITILGMQLGEIAPGGTGSGLYGMLIMAVIAVFIAGLMVGRTPEYLGKKIGTREMKLAACYILITPALVLIFAAASMALPTPPHSMLNSGAHGFSEVLYAFTSAANNNGSAFAGLNANTDWFNTMTGLAMVLGRFLPMVFVLALAGSLAEQKPVPVTAGTLRTEKPLFTGLLVGAILIITGLTYFPALALGPLAEGLAS; encoded by the coding sequence ATGGGTCCCGTCCTCGCCGGTGTGCTCCAGCTGATCGCGCTCATAGCGGCGCTGGCGCTCGCCTACATCCCCCTCGGCACCTACATGGCCAGGGTCTACTCCTCCGACAAGCACCTGCGCGTCGAGAAGTGGATCTACAAGGGCATCGGTGCCGACCCGAACACCGAGATGCGCTGGCCGGCGTATCTGCGCGGCGTGCTCGCCTTCTCGGCGGTCGGGGTTCTTTTCCTCTATCTGCTTCAGCGGATTCAAGGCATCCTGCCCGGCTCGCTGGGGTTCTCCTCCGTCAATCCGGCGCAGTCGTTCAACACGGCCGTGTCGTTCGTGACGAACACCAACTGGCAGTCGTACTACGGCGAGCAGACCATGGGTCACGTCGTGCAGACCGCCGGGCTCGCCGTGCAGAACTTCGTCTCCGCGGCCGTCGGTATCGCCGTCGCGGTGGCTCTCGTGCGAGGGTTCGCGCGCTCCCGGACCGGTGAACTCGGGAACTTCTGGGCCGACTTGGTGCGCGGCGTCATCCGCATCCTGGTGCCGCTCTCGGTCGTGGCCGCGCTCGTGCTCGTCGCGTGCGGTGCCATCCAGAACTTCTCCGGGATCCACGAAGTCGGTCAGTTCATGGGCGGCCACCAGCAGTGGAACGGCGGCGCGGTCGCCTCGCAGGAGGCCATCAAGGAGCTGGGCACCAACGGCGGCGGCTACTTCAACGCCAACTCCGCCCACCCGTTCGAGAACCCGACGCCCTTCACCAACCTCTTCGAGATCTTCCTGCTGCTGGTCATCCCGTTCGCGCTGACCCGCACCTTCGGCGTGATGGTCGGCTCGATCAAGCAGGGCTACGCGATCCTCGCCACCATGGCCACCATCTGGGTCGGCTTCGTCGCCCTGATGATGTGGACCGAGTTCGCCCACCACGGCGCGGCGTTGCAGGCCGCGGGCGGTGCGATGGAGGGCAAGGAACAGCGGATCGGCGTCGGCGCCTCCTCGATCTTCGCGGTGTCGACCACGTTGACCTCGACGGGCGCGGTGGACTCCTTCCACTCCTCGTTCACCGGTCTCGGCGGCGGAATCACCATCCTGGGCATGCAGTTGGGCGAGATCGCACCCGGTGGTACCGGCTCCGGCCTCTACGGAATGCTGATCATGGCGGTCATCGCGGTGTTCATCGCCGGGCTGATGGTCGGCCGTACGCCCGAGTACCTGGGCAAGAAGATCGGCACCCGCGAGATGAAGCTCGCGGCCTGCTACATCCTGATCACCCCGGCCCTGGTGCTGATCTTCGCGGCCGCCTCCATGGCGCTGCCGACCCCGCCGCACTCCATGCTGAACTCCGGCGCGCACGGCTTCTCCGAGGTGCTGTACGCCTTCACCTCCGCCGCGAACAACAACGGATCGGCGTTCGCAGGGCTGAACGCGAACACCGACTGGTTCAACACCATGACCGGACTCGCGATGGTGCTCGGCCGCTTCCTGCCGATGGTGTTCGTGCTGGCGCTGGCCGGTTCGCTCGCCGAGCAGAAGCCGGTGCCGGTCACGGCAGGCACCCTGCGCACCGAAAAGCCTTTGTTCACCGGCCTGTTGGTGGGCGCGATCCTCATCATCACCGGTCTGACCTACTTCCCGGCGCTGGCGCTGGGACCGCTGGCCGAGGGGCTGGCGTCATGA
- the kdpF gene encoding K(+)-transporting ATPase subunit F, with protein MTAENIVGLVVAVALLGYLVLALIFPERF; from the coding sequence GTGACCGCCGAGAACATCGTCGGCCTCGTCGTGGCCGTCGCCCTGCTGGGCTATCTCGTCCTCGCCCTGATCTTCCCGGAGAGGTTCTGA
- a CDS encoding APC family permease has translation MTVLAVQPGATPADEEPPDTGERHRLTALAGFAALSLDAMASVAYGPEAIVLVLAAAGAHGLGFTLPVTLAIAALLAVLVASYRQVIAAFPDGGGSYAVAKTHLGARTSLVAAASLVLDYVLNVAVAVTAGVAALTSAFPGLYDDRLWLCLAVLVLVTTVNLRGIVESARAFIVPTVVFVGSILVLIAVGLFRSAPVSTATADGHASALADNATSVGTLLLLKAFASGCSALTGVEAIANAVPSFRTPRVKRAQRAEVALGAVLGVMLIGLSVLISRFHLQPVQGVTVLAQLADASLGHNWAFYVIQFATMILLALSANTSFGGLPVLLKLLARDNYLPHVFALKADRQVHRHGVLALAAVSAALLVFSGGDTNTLVPLFAIGVFVGFTVAQVGMVRHWRGERGPGRRGKALLNGFGALLTGIAAVVVTATKFEEGAWLIVITLPLLVAAFETVHRTYAHIGERLGLGRIPEPPHRDRSVVIVPVSSLSRLTSEALTAAASLGDEVRAVTVCYPDPEDRAHLHALERAWAQWDPGVPLVQLPCERRTLGRPIAAYVREVSATEPDTRVTVLIAEVEPVRLWQRLLQNQRGAVVAHAVRRDTDAVICRLRFRLF, from the coding sequence ATGACCGTTCTCGCCGTCCAGCCGGGCGCGACGCCCGCCGACGAGGAGCCCCCGGATACCGGCGAACGCCACCGGCTGACCGCCCTCGCCGGGTTCGCCGCGCTGTCCCTGGACGCCATGGCGTCGGTGGCCTACGGTCCCGAGGCGATCGTCCTCGTGCTGGCCGCCGCGGGTGCGCACGGGCTCGGCTTCACCCTTCCGGTCACGCTCGCCATCGCCGCTCTGCTCGCGGTGCTCGTCGCCTCGTACCGGCAGGTCATCGCGGCCTTCCCGGACGGCGGCGGCTCCTACGCCGTGGCGAAGACCCACCTCGGCGCGCGGACCAGCCTGGTGGCGGCGGCCTCGCTGGTGCTGGACTACGTACTGAACGTCGCGGTCGCCGTCACGGCCGGTGTCGCCGCTCTGACCTCGGCCTTTCCGGGACTGTACGACGACCGGCTGTGGCTCTGCCTCGCCGTGCTCGTGCTGGTGACGACGGTGAACCTGCGCGGGATCGTCGAGTCGGCCCGCGCCTTCATCGTGCCGACAGTCGTCTTCGTGGGCTCCATCCTCGTGCTGATCGCGGTCGGCCTGTTCCGGTCCGCGCCGGTGAGCACCGCGACCGCCGACGGGCACGCCTCCGCGCTCGCCGACAACGCGACGAGCGTCGGCACTTTGCTGCTGCTGAAAGCTTTCGCCAGCGGCTGCAGCGCCCTCACCGGCGTCGAGGCCATCGCCAACGCCGTGCCCTCCTTCCGCACGCCTCGCGTGAAGCGGGCCCAGCGCGCGGAGGTCGCCCTCGGCGCGGTGCTCGGCGTGATGCTGATCGGCCTGTCGGTGCTGATCTCCCGCTTCCACCTCCAGCCGGTCCAGGGAGTCACCGTCCTCGCCCAGCTCGCGGACGCCTCCCTCGGCCACAACTGGGCTTTCTACGTCATCCAGTTCGCGACGATGATCCTGCTCGCCCTGTCCGCGAACACGTCCTTCGGCGGGCTGCCGGTGCTGCTGAAGCTGCTGGCCCGCGACAACTACCTCCCGCACGTCTTCGCCCTCAAGGCCGACCGTCAGGTGCACCGGCACGGCGTGCTCGCGCTGGCCGCGGTCTCGGCGGCCCTGCTGGTGTTCTCCGGCGGTGACACCAACACCCTCGTGCCGCTCTTCGCGATCGGCGTCTTCGTCGGCTTCACGGTCGCCCAGGTCGGCATGGTCCGGCACTGGCGCGGCGAACGCGGCCCCGGCCGGCGCGGAAAAGCCCTGCTGAACGGGTTCGGCGCGCTCCTCACCGGCATCGCGGCCGTCGTCGTCACCGCGACCAAGTTCGAGGAGGGCGCCTGGCTGATCGTGATCACGCTGCCCCTGCTCGTGGCGGCCTTCGAGACCGTGCACCGCACCTACGCGCACATCGGCGAACGCCTCGGCCTCGGCCGCATCCCGGAGCCCCCGCACCGCGACCGGTCGGTGGTGATCGTGCCGGTCTCGTCCTTGTCCCGCCTGACCTCCGAGGCGCTGACGGCCGCGGCCTCCCTCGGCGACGAGGTACGCGCGGTCACCGTCTGCTACCCGGACCCCGAGGACCGCGCCCATCTCCACGCCCTGGAACGCGCCTGGGCCCAATGGGACCCCGGCGTCCCTCTGGTCCAACTCCCTTGCGAGCGCCGCACGTTGGGCCGCCCGATCGCCGCCTACGTACGAGAGGTGTCCGCGACGGAACCGGACACCCGGGTCACCGTCCTGATCGCCGAGGTGGAGCCGGTACGGCTGTGGCAGCGGCTGCTGCAGAACCAACGGGGGGCTGTCGTCGCCCACGCCGTACGACGGGACACGGACGCGGTGATCTGCCGGCTGCGGTTCCGGCTGTTCTGA